The following are from one region of the Rhizobacter sp. AJA081-3 genome:
- a CDS encoding ABC transporter substrate-binding protein, translating into MLRSVLGGGLLIAALCAGADARTLRIASANDPQSMDPHALSLQYQSRVVTQIYEGLVNRSRSFKLEPSLAESWERAAPLVWRFRLRPGVSFHDGTPFTADDAVFSIERAMSRTSQRANQLRGIAGVKKLDARTIEIRTAETDAVLPEKLWLVAMMSKAWAEKNKVTQPQDYNARQETFSVRNANGTGPFVLERYEADARTVLKANPRWWGRGTPFGGGNLDEAVFVVIQSDATRLAALASKQVDLVLDPPLQDLPRLKADPSIKLVSSADIGTQYLALDQHRAELPDSGVSGRNPFKDRRVRLAVWQAIDTDLIVRQVLRGQGMSTGSAVSALVDGHVAALDARPPYDPAAARALLKQAGYADGFRVTLDCVSVSVRAAACQAMASMLEKVGIKVNFVPAPAATFFPKVTQAISSFMEFGWAPGSDAWFVLNTLLRTNDGMYSGAFNGGRYSNPKYDALIDAVRVEPDLTRRRALVGEVLKLIRDDVAIIPLYRRQHTWAMRPDVDLVQWSNDVAELRWVTVR; encoded by the coding sequence ATGCTGCGATCCGTTCTGGGTGGGGGGCTGCTGATCGCCGCGCTGTGCGCCGGCGCCGACGCGCGCACGCTGCGCATCGCCAGCGCCAACGACCCGCAGTCGATGGACCCGCACGCGCTGTCGCTGCAGTACCAGTCGCGCGTGGTCACGCAGATCTACGAAGGCCTGGTCAACCGCAGCCGCAGTTTCAAGCTCGAGCCCTCGCTGGCCGAGTCTTGGGAGCGCGCTGCGCCGCTGGTGTGGCGCTTCAGGCTGCGGCCCGGCGTGAGCTTCCACGACGGCACGCCGTTCACCGCCGACGACGCGGTGTTCTCGATCGAGCGCGCGATGTCGCGAACGTCGCAGCGCGCCAACCAGCTGCGCGGCATCGCCGGCGTGAAGAAGCTCGACGCCCGCACGATCGAGATCCGCACCGCCGAGACCGACGCGGTGCTGCCCGAGAAGCTGTGGCTCGTCGCCATGATGAGCAAGGCCTGGGCGGAGAAGAACAAGGTCACCCAGCCGCAGGACTACAACGCGCGGCAGGAGACCTTCTCCGTGCGCAACGCCAACGGCACCGGGCCCTTCGTGCTCGAGCGCTACGAGGCCGACGCGCGCACGGTGCTGAAGGCCAACCCGCGCTGGTGGGGCCGCGGCACGCCCTTCGGCGGCGGCAATCTCGACGAGGCGGTGTTCGTCGTCATCCAGTCCGACGCGACGCGGCTGGCCGCACTGGCCTCGAAGCAGGTCGACCTGGTGCTCGACCCGCCGCTGCAGGACCTGCCGCGCCTGAAGGCCGACCCGTCGATCAAGCTGGTCAGCTCGGCCGACATCGGCACGCAGTACCTGGCACTCGACCAGCACCGCGCCGAGCTGCCGGACTCCGGCGTCAGCGGCCGCAATCCCTTCAAGGACCGCCGCGTGCGCCTGGCCGTCTGGCAGGCCATCGACACCGATCTGATCGTGCGCCAGGTGCTGCGAGGGCAAGGCATGAGCACCGGCTCGGCCGTCTCGGCGCTGGTCGACGGCCATGTCGCTGCGCTCGATGCGCGCCCGCCCTACGACCCCGCCGCCGCGCGTGCGCTGCTCAAGCAAGCTGGGTATGCGGATGGGTTTCGCGTCACGCTCGACTGCGTGAGCGTGTCCGTGCGCGCCGCCGCCTGCCAGGCCATGGCTTCGATGCTCGAGAAGGTCGGCATCAAGGTGAACTTCGTGCCCGCGCCGGCGGCGACCTTCTTCCCGAAGGTGACGCAGGCCATCAGCAGTTTCATGGAGTTCGGCTGGGCGCCGGGCTCCGATGCCTGGTTCGTGCTCAATACACTGCTGCGCACGAACGACGGCATGTATTCCGGCGCCTTCAACGGCGGGCGCTACTCGAACCCGAAGTACGACGCGCTGATCGACGCCGTGCGCGTCGAGCCCGACCTGACGCGCCGGCGGGCCCTGGTCGGCGAGGTTCTCAAGCTGATCCGCGACGACGTCGCGATCATCCCCTTGTACCGCCGCCAGCACACCTGGGCGATGCGTCCGGACGTCGACCTGGTGCAGTGGTCGAACGACGTGGCCGAGCTGCGCTGGGTGACGGTCAGGTGA
- a CDS encoding dioxygenase, translating to MDHLRLPSIFVSHGSPMTALEPGAAGAFMQALGTRIDARFGRPKAILAISAHTAARAPVLLAGTRHEAVYDFGGFDPKLYTLRYDAPGAPALASRVTALMSAAGLPVHVSPEGGLDHGNWTPLRYMYPDADVPILPLAFVPMHSPAQQFALGQALAPLADEGVLILASGSITHNLRRVFEHGLRGPVDRPEIAESAAFRHWLLTRSGARDWDALFDYRARAPHAADMHPTDEHLLPWYIAAGAGGRENAPLRLHDSVTYGSLGMDAYAFGAQAARLLEHEPAGAALT from the coding sequence ATGGACCACCTTCGACTTCCCTCGATCTTCGTCTCCCACGGCTCGCCGATGACGGCGCTCGAGCCGGGAGCCGCCGGAGCCTTCATGCAGGCGCTGGGCACGCGCATCGACGCGCGGTTCGGCCGCCCGAAGGCGATCCTGGCCATCTCGGCGCACACCGCCGCGCGCGCGCCGGTGCTGCTGGCCGGCACGCGCCACGAAGCGGTGTACGACTTCGGCGGCTTCGACCCCAAGCTGTACACGCTGCGCTACGACGCGCCGGGCGCACCCGCGCTGGCCAGCCGTGTCACGGCGCTGATGAGCGCGGCCGGCCTGCCGGTGCACGTCAGCCCCGAGGGCGGGCTCGACCACGGCAACTGGACGCCGCTGCGCTACATGTACCCCGACGCCGACGTGCCGATCCTGCCGCTGGCCTTCGTGCCCATGCACAGCCCGGCGCAGCAGTTCGCGCTCGGCCAGGCGCTGGCGCCATTGGCCGACGAGGGCGTGCTGATCCTGGCCAGCGGCAGCATCACGCACAACCTGCGGCGTGTCTTCGAGCACGGCCTGCGCGGCCCGGTGGACCGGCCGGAGATCGCGGAGAGCGCAGCTTTCCGCCACTGGCTGCTGACGCGCAGCGGGGCACGCGACTGGGATGCGCTGTTCGATTACCGGGCGCGGGCACCGCACGCGGCCGACATGCACCCGACCGACGAGCACCTGCTGCCCTGGTACATCGCCGCCGGCGCGGGCGGTCGCGAGAACGCGCCGCTGCGCCTGCACGACAGCGTGACCTACGGCTCGCTGGGCATGGACGCCTACGCCTTCGGCGCGCAGGCCGCCCGGCTGCTGGAGCACGAGCCAGCGGGCGCCGCGCTCACCTGA
- a CDS encoding BLUF domain-containing protein, which yields MSDLQCLLYMSTAARDMAPDELDAMLLRARARNQSMGITGALLHYGGRFVQILEGESASVEQCFQRISADKRHGEITRIHSGPVAAPSFPDWSMRYVVNAGPPDRAVVAFLDELQCRPSPETVRQAIALLGRLAGGSADWQSR from the coding sequence ATGAGCGACCTGCAGTGCCTGCTGTACATGAGCACCGCCGCGCGGGACATGGCCCCTGACGAGCTCGATGCCATGCTGTTGCGTGCCCGCGCCCGCAATCAATCGATGGGCATCACCGGCGCGCTGCTGCATTACGGCGGGCGCTTCGTGCAGATCCTCGAAGGCGAGTCCGCCTCGGTCGAACAGTGTTTCCAGCGCATCAGCGCGGACAAGCGCCACGGCGAAATCACTCGCATCCACAGCGGCCCGGTGGCGGCACCGAGCTTCCCCGACTGGTCGATGCGCTATGTCGTCAACGCCGGCCCGCCCGACCGTGCCGTCGTCGCCTTTCTCGACGAGCTGCAGTGCAGGCCATCGCCCGAGACTGTGCGCCAGGCCATCGCCCTGCTCGGCCGCCTGGCCGGCGGCAGCGCCGACTGGCAGTCGCGCTGA
- a CDS encoding ABC transporter permease, producing the protein MQPTAGSASVFSLAWRQMARDFRAGELRLLVAAVMLAVAALTAVGFFADRINTGLTRDARQMLGGDAIVASDQPAPPAFATKAAELGLSAALTTSFPSMGRAGDDKGGATRLVTAKAVAEGYPLRGKLRLASTPGGAETEVARAPEPGTVWVDPALLPALGLQVGDPLLLGDASLRIAQVIVIEPDRGAGFLGFAPRVMLNQADLPATGLIQPASRVTYRLAVASPSNNDAPVRTFVQWAEAEIKAKNLRGLRVESLASGRPEMRQTLDRAEKFLNLVALLAALLAAVAVGIAARDFASRHLDDCAMLRVLGQPQRRIAMLYLIEFGCVGLVASLAGVALGFGVHYVFVWLLAGLVDGALPAASLWPALFGLGVGMTLLLGFGLPPVLQLARVPPLRVIRRDVGALKPASIAVLAAGTAGFVALLMAVSSDLKLGLIAVGGFAAAVAMFAALSWLAVALLRRAVPESNAPRWLVLATRQIAARPAFAVLQVSALSVGLLALVLLVLLRTDLISSWRQATPPDAPNRFVINIQPEQGEAFQQRLKDSGIKGYDWYPMIRGRLVAINGKGVRPEDMTEERAKRLVDREFNLSHDTRLPAHNELVGGRWTPDEPNALSVEEGLAKTLGVTLGDTLRFDIAGMPAEGRITSLRKVDWGSMRVNFFVLFPAATMAELPATYIAAFQAPPGRDKGASFDNALSRDFPNITNVDVSASIAQVQRVLDQVIRAVEFLFGFTLAAGLVVLFAAVTATREARAREFAVMRAMGASGRLLGQVQRAELLGVGALAGVLASLAAMAVGWALARYAFEFSWNPSPLVPLAGGVAGALLALAAGWWGLREVLRRPVVETLRRAAE; encoded by the coding sequence ATGCAACCCACCGCCGGCTCCGCTTCCGTGTTCTCTCTCGCCTGGCGCCAGATGGCGCGCGACTTCCGCGCCGGCGAGTTGCGGCTGCTGGTGGCGGCGGTGATGCTGGCCGTGGCGGCCCTCACTGCGGTCGGCTTCTTCGCCGACCGGATCAACACCGGCCTGACCCGCGACGCCCGCCAGATGCTCGGCGGCGACGCCATCGTCGCCAGCGACCAGCCCGCGCCGCCGGCCTTCGCCACCAAGGCCGCCGAACTGGGCCTGAGCGCGGCGCTCACCACCAGCTTCCCGAGCATGGGCCGCGCCGGCGACGACAAGGGCGGGGCCACGCGCCTGGTGACTGCCAAGGCCGTGGCCGAGGGTTACCCGCTGCGCGGCAAGCTGCGCCTGGCCAGCACGCCGGGCGGGGCCGAGACCGAGGTGGCCCGCGCGCCCGAGCCTGGCACCGTGTGGGTCGACCCGGCGCTGTTGCCTGCGCTGGGCCTGCAGGTCGGCGACCCGCTGCTGCTGGGCGACGCCAGCCTGCGCATCGCCCAGGTGATCGTCATCGAGCCCGACCGCGGAGCGGGCTTCCTCGGCTTCGCGCCGCGGGTGATGCTCAACCAGGCCGACCTGCCGGCCACCGGGCTGATCCAGCCGGCCAGCCGCGTGACCTACCGGCTCGCGGTGGCCTCACCCAGCAACAACGATGCGCCGGTGCGAACCTTCGTTCAATGGGCCGAGGCAGAGATCAAGGCGAAGAACCTGCGTGGCCTGCGTGTCGAGTCGCTGGCCAGCGGCCGCCCGGAGATGCGCCAGACGCTGGATCGCGCCGAGAAGTTCCTCAACCTCGTCGCGTTGCTGGCCGCGCTGCTGGCGGCGGTGGCGGTGGGCATCGCGGCGCGCGACTTCGCCAGCCGCCACCTCGACGACTGCGCGATGCTGCGCGTGCTCGGCCAGCCGCAGCGGCGCATCGCGATGCTCTACCTGATCGAGTTCGGCTGCGTCGGCCTGGTGGCCAGCCTGGCCGGCGTGGCGCTGGGTTTCGGCGTGCACTACGTGTTCGTGTGGCTGCTGGCCGGGCTGGTCGACGGCGCGCTGCCGGCGGCGAGCCTGTGGCCGGCGCTGTTCGGCCTGGGTGTGGGCATGACGCTGCTGCTCGGCTTCGGCCTGCCGCCGGTGCTGCAGCTCGCGCGCGTGCCGCCGCTGCGCGTGATCCGGCGCGACGTCGGCGCGCTCAAGCCGGCCTCGATCGCGGTGCTGGCGGCCGGCACGGCCGGTTTCGTCGCGCTGCTGATGGCGGTGTCCAGCGACCTCAAGCTCGGGCTCATCGCGGTGGGCGGTTTTGCCGCGGCGGTGGCGATGTTCGCTGCGCTGTCGTGGCTGGCGGTGGCGCTGCTGCGCCGCGCCGTGCCGGAGTCGAACGCACCGCGCTGGCTGGTGCTGGCCACGCGGCAGATCGCCGCGCGGCCGGCCTTCGCGGTGCTGCAGGTGTCGGCGCTGAGTGTCGGCCTGCTCGCGCTGGTGCTGCTGGTGCTGCTGCGCACCGACCTGATCAGCAGCTGGCGCCAGGCCACGCCGCCGGATGCGCCGAACCGCTTCGTCATCAACATCCAGCCCGAGCAGGGCGAAGCCTTCCAGCAGCGGCTGAAGGACAGCGGCATCAAGGGCTACGACTGGTACCCGATGATCCGTGGCCGGCTGGTGGCGATCAACGGCAAGGGCGTGCGCCCGGAGGACATGACCGAAGAGCGTGCCAAGCGCCTGGTCGACCGCGAGTTCAACCTCAGCCACGACACGCGCCTGCCCGCGCACAACGAACTCGTCGGCGGCCGCTGGACGCCCGACGAGCCGAACGCGCTGAGCGTCGAAGAGGGCCTGGCGAAGACGCTGGGCGTGACGCTCGGCGACACGTTGCGCTTCGACATCGCCGGCATGCCGGCCGAGGGCCGCATCACCAGCCTGCGCAAGGTCGACTGGGGCTCGATGCGGGTCAACTTCTTCGTGCTGTTCCCGGCCGCCACGATGGCCGAGCTGCCGGCCACCTACATCGCCGCGTTCCAGGCGCCGCCGGGCCGCGACAAGGGCGCGTCCTTCGACAACGCACTGAGCCGCGACTTCCCGAACATCACCAACGTCGACGTATCGGCCTCGATCGCGCAGGTGCAGCGCGTGCTCGACCAGGTGATCCGCGCCGTCGAGTTCCTGTTCGGCTTCACGCTGGCCGCCGGGCTGGTGGTGCTGTTCGCCGCCGTGACGGCGACGCGCGAGGCGAGGGCGCGCGAGTTCGCGGTGATGCGCGCGATGGGGGCGAGCGGCAGGCTGCTCGGCCAGGTGCAGCGTGCCGAGTTGCTCGGCGTCGGCGCGCTGGCCGGCGTGCTGGCCTCGCTGGCGGCGATGGCGGTGGGCTGGGCGCTGGCGCGCTACGCCTTCGAGTTCAGCTGGAACCCGTCGCCGCTGGTGCCGCTGGCCGGAGGCGTGGCCGGCGCGCTGCTCGCGCTGGCCGCCGGCTGGTGGGGCCTGCGCGAGGTGCTTCGGCGCCCGGTCGTCGAGACCCTTCGGCGCGCCGCCGAGTAG
- a CDS encoding methyl-accepting chemotaxis protein, whose translation MTTHVSSSQAAATALGRTADLIMLGTLLVYSAAALAIGSYYGAPGLAAGVSLLLLLVGGAAFSTAGGSGLSRSVLALCLSAAVALHIHLGRGTLEFHFGVFVTLALLLVYRDWRPIVVSAAFFAVHHVAFDRMQAAGMGVYCTPEPNFLKIVMHAGYVVLQTALEVLIAVRMAAIARQGEELSVLVHEVGSDGQISLDLSHVPATTAGAVALKQALGRVQQTLQQVRASAGSVTTASDEIASGNHDLSSRTEQAASSLQETASAMEQLTATVRNSAESARQANQLAASAAEVAQRGGSVVSQVVSTMDEINTSSKKIADIIGVIDGIAFQTNILALNAAVEAARAGEQGRGFAVVASEVRSLAQRSAEAAKEIKGLIGASVERVEAGSKLVADAGQTMGEIVGSVKRVSDVIGEITVASGEQSDGIGQVNTAVTQLDQMTQQNAALVEESTAAAESLRTQAQRLAQALAGFRLAGA comes from the coding sequence ATGACCACTCACGTTTCCTCGTCGCAAGCCGCCGCCACGGCCCTCGGCCGCACCGCCGACCTGATCATGCTGGGCACGCTGCTGGTCTATTCGGCCGCAGCGCTGGCGATCGGCTCGTACTACGGCGCGCCGGGCCTGGCCGCGGGCGTGTCGCTGCTGCTGCTTCTCGTCGGCGGCGCGGCGTTCTCCACGGCCGGCGGCTCGGGCCTGTCGCGCAGCGTGCTCGCGCTGTGCCTGTCGGCCGCCGTGGCGCTGCATATCCACCTCGGCCGCGGCACGCTGGAGTTCCACTTCGGCGTGTTCGTCACGCTGGCGCTTTTGCTCGTCTACCGCGACTGGCGGCCGATCGTGGTCTCCGCGGCCTTCTTCGCCGTGCACCACGTCGCCTTCGACCGCATGCAGGCCGCCGGCATGGGCGTGTACTGCACGCCGGAACCCAACTTCCTGAAGATCGTCATGCATGCGGGCTACGTGGTGCTGCAGACGGCCCTCGAAGTGCTGATCGCGGTGCGCATGGCGGCCATCGCTCGCCAGGGCGAAGAACTCTCGGTGCTGGTGCACGAGGTCGGTTCCGACGGCCAGATCTCGCTGGACCTGAGCCACGTGCCCGCCACCACGGCCGGCGCCGTGGCGCTCAAGCAGGCCCTGGGCCGTGTGCAGCAGACGCTGCAGCAGGTGCGTGCCTCGGCGGGAAGCGTGACCACTGCCAGCGACGAGATCGCCTCGGGCAACCACGACCTGAGCTCGCGCACCGAACAGGCCGCCAGCAGCCTGCAGGAGACCGCCAGCGCGATGGAGCAGCTCACTGCCACGGTGCGAAACAGCGCCGAGTCGGCCCGTCAGGCCAACCAGCTCGCGGCCTCGGCCGCCGAGGTGGCCCAGCGCGGCGGCTCGGTCGTCTCGCAGGTGGTCTCCACCATGGACGAGATCAACACCAGCTCCAAGAAGATCGCCGACATCATCGGCGTCATCGACGGCATCGCCTTCCAGACCAACATCCTCGCCCTGAACGCCGCGGTGGAAGCCGCCCGTGCCGGCGAGCAGGGCCGCGGCTTCGCCGTCGTCGCCTCCGAGGTGCGCAGCCTGGCCCAGCGCTCGGCCGAAGCCGCCAAGGAGATCAAGGGCCTGATCGGCGCCAGCGTCGAGCGCGTCGAGGCCGGCTCCAAGCTCGTCGCCGACGCCGGACAGACCATGGGCGAGATCGTCGGCTCGGTCAAGCGCGTGAGCGACGTGATCGGCGAGATCACGGTCGCCTCCGGCGAGCAGAGCGACGGCATCGGCCAGGTCAACACCGCCGTGACGCAGCTCGACCAGATGACTCAGCAGAACGCCGCGCTCGTCGAGGAATCGACCGCCGCGGCGGAAAGCCTGCGCACCCAGGCACAGCGTCTGGCGCAGGCGCTGGCGGGCTTCCGCCTCGCCGGGGCCTGA
- a CDS encoding chemotaxis protein CheW has protein sequence MDMITDAQHVAQHEAAREAAQAGHAGGEFLTFRLGEEEYGIDILRVQEIRSYEQPTRIANAPSFIKGVVNLRGVIVPIVDLRMKLGCDSAEYNTFTVVIVLNVKGRVVGAVVDSVSDVLELSRETIKPAPEMSSAVDAGFITGIGAVKNGDTERMLILMDIESLMASAEMGLIDQHR, from the coding sequence ATGGACATGATCACCGACGCCCAGCACGTGGCGCAGCACGAGGCGGCCCGCGAGGCCGCGCAGGCCGGCCACGCCGGCGGCGAGTTCCTGACCTTCCGCCTGGGCGAGGAGGAGTACGGCATCGACATCCTGCGCGTGCAGGAGATCCGCTCCTACGAGCAGCCCACCCGCATCGCCAACGCGCCCTCCTTCATCAAGGGCGTGGTCAACCTGCGCGGCGTCATCGTCCCGATCGTCGACCTGCGCATGAAACTCGGCTGCGACTCGGCCGAGTACAACACCTTCACCGTCGTCATCGTCCTGAACGTCAAGGGCCGTGTCGTCGGCGCTGTCGTCGACTCCGTCTCCGACGTGCTCGAACTCTCGCGCGAGACCATCAAGCCCGCCCCGGAGATGTCTTCCGCCGTCGACGCGGGCTTCATCACCGGCATCGGCGCCGTCAAGAACGGTGACACCGAACGCATGCTCATCCTCATGGACATCGAGTCCCTCATGGCCAGCGCCGAAATGGGCCTGATCGACCAGCACCGCTAG
- a CDS encoding chemotaxis protein CheW: protein MDMITDAKHVAQHEAARAQAHAGGEFLTFRLGEEEYGIDILRVQEIRSYEQPTRIANAPSFIKGVVNLRGVIVPIVDLRMKLGCDSAEYNTFTVVIVLNVKGRVVGAVVDSVSDVLELSRETIKPAPEMSSAVDAGFITGIGAVKNGDTERMLILMDIESLMASAEMGLITELH, encoded by the coding sequence ATGGACATGATCACAGACGCAAAGCACGTGGCCCAGCACGAGGCCGCCCGCGCCCAGGCCCACGCCGGCGGCGAGTTCCTGACCTTCCGCCTGGGCGAGGAGGAGTACGGCATCGACATCCTGCGCGTGCAGGAGATCCGCTCCTACGAGCAGCCCACCCGCATCGCCAACGCGCCCTCCTTCATCAAGGGCGTGGTCAACCTGCGTGGCGTCATCGTGCCCATCGTCGACCTGCGCATGAAGCTGGGCTGCGATTCGGCCGAGTACAACACCTTCACCGTCGTCATCGTCCTGAACGTCAAGGGCCGTGTCGTCGGCGCTGTCGTCGACTCCGTCTCCGACGTGCTCGAACTCTCGCGCGAGACCATCAAGCCCGCCCCGGAGATGTCTTCCGCCGTCGACGCGGGCTTCATCACCGGCATCGGCGCCGTCAAGAACGGTGACACCGAACGCATGCTCATCCTCATGGACATCGAGTCCCTCATGGCCAGCGCCGAAATGGGCCTGATCACCGAGCTCCATTGA
- a CDS encoding methyl-accepting chemotaxis protein — MNLQTLLRGFTIRTRMLGAILMVIGLFILVGATALWGGGRLKTLNSEFMDHSVHEIATVGELRATVGELRRHEKNMVIDYEDGVAVLKHREAWVATAQALKKSFEAMLEGEEDEDNKFAREAVKSLEAYVVESKPVLDAVQNGAFDTAKVADKRLDKAKAHVNAVEKHIEQIGTIVRDEVKGRQAEFAAAMTTTLYAFAAMLGFALVLVVPLTLLNSRSIVQPVEHARQIAQAIASGDLTGRITVEGRDEASALLESLNQMQDFLRTLVGQVRISGESIGTASAEIASGNQDLSARTEQAASNLQQTASSVEQLNGTVKQSADSARQANQLAASAAEVAQRGGSVVSQVVSTMDEINASSKKIADIIGVIDGIAFQTNILALNAAVEAARAGEQGRGFAVVASEVRSLAQRSAEAAKEIKGLIGASVERVEAGSKLVADAGQTMGEIVGSVQRVSDIIGEITAAAAEQSDGIGQVNTAVTQLDQMTQQNAALVEQSAAAAESLKDQAMRLNQVVGTFRVHAAA; from the coding sequence ATGAACCTCCAGACCCTGCTTCGCGGCTTCACCATCCGCACCCGCATGCTCGGCGCCATCCTGATGGTCATCGGGCTGTTCATCCTGGTCGGCGCGACGGCGCTGTGGGGGGGCGGCCGGCTGAAAACGCTGAACAGCGAGTTCATGGACCATTCGGTGCACGAGATCGCCACCGTCGGCGAATTGCGCGCCACGGTGGGCGAGCTGCGCCGCCATGAGAAAAACATGGTGATCGACTACGAGGACGGCGTGGCCGTGCTCAAGCACCGCGAGGCCTGGGTGGCCACGGCGCAGGCGCTGAAGAAGTCGTTCGAGGCGATGCTCGAAGGCGAGGAAGACGAGGACAACAAGTTCGCCCGCGAGGCCGTCAAGAGCCTGGAGGCCTATGTGGTGGAGTCCAAGCCCGTGCTCGACGCGGTGCAGAACGGCGCGTTCGACACCGCCAAGGTGGCCGACAAGCGCCTGGACAAGGCCAAGGCGCACGTGAACGCGGTCGAGAAACACATCGAACAGATCGGCACCATCGTGCGCGACGAAGTCAAGGGCCGGCAGGCGGAGTTCGCCGCCGCGATGACGACGACGCTGTACGCCTTCGCCGCCATGCTCGGCTTCGCGCTGGTGCTGGTGGTGCCGCTGACGCTGCTGAACTCGCGCTCGATCGTGCAACCGGTCGAACATGCGCGACAGATCGCCCAGGCCATTGCCTCGGGCGACCTGACGGGCCGCATCACCGTGGAAGGCCGCGACGAAGCCAGCGCGCTGCTGGAATCCCTGAACCAGATGCAGGACTTCCTGCGCACGCTGGTCGGCCAGGTGCGCATCAGCGGCGAGAGCATCGGCACGGCCAGTGCCGAGATCGCTTCCGGCAATCAGGATCTCTCCGCGCGCACCGAGCAGGCCGCCAGCAACCTGCAGCAGACCGCCAGCTCGGTCGAGCAGCTCAACGGCACCGTCAAGCAGAGCGCCGACTCGGCGCGCCAGGCCAACCAGCTCGCCGCTTCCGCTGCCGAAGTGGCCCAGCGCGGCGGCTCGGTCGTCTCGCAGGTCGTCTCCACCATGGACGAGATCAACGCCAGCTCCAAGAAGATCGCCGACATCATCGGCGTCATCGACGGCATCGCCTTCCAGACCAACATCCTCGCCCTGAACGCCGCGGTGGAAGCCGCCCGTGCCGGCGAGCAGGGCCGCGGCTTCGCCGTCGTGGCCTCCGAGGTGCGCAGCCTGGCCCAGCGCTCGGCCGAAGCCGCCAAGGAGATCAAAGGCCTGATCGGCGCCAGCGTCGAGCGCGTCGAGGCCGGCTCCAAGCTCGTCGCCGACGCCGGCCAGACCATGGGCGAGATCGTCGGCTCGGTGCAGCGTGTCTCCGACATCATCGGCGAGATCACCGCCGCCGCCGCCGAGCAGAGCGACGGCATCGGCCAGGTCAACACCGCCGTCACCCAGCTCGACCAGATGACGCAGCAGAACGCCGCCCTCGTCGAACAGTCCGCCGCCGCCGCCGAATCGCTCAAGGACCAGGCCATGCGCCTGAACCAGGTGGTCGGCACGTTCCGCGTGCACGCGGCGGCCTGA